The Plasmodium gaboni strain SY75 chromosome 3, whole genome shotgun sequence genome includes the window ACACCTTTCAAcatatcatcattatttttaaaattatttccATCCATAcacattttattattaagacacatcaattttttatatatcatgtgaatataaaaaaattcatatttttttataatatcaaactcatcaatatattttatattcttattcATACTATCAAAAATCTTTCTGATCATATCAAAATTGTTACAAggtataatatttaattgattcatattatatgaacaaCTAGCCATTTTAtctttcatattattatcatttgaTTTAATTTCTCTTATCTCCATTTTGGTTTCGTCATCTACCTCTATTGAACAATTTGTattactatatataaatattatctctctttttttttttttttgctgctccattaaataattatttaatgatAGTAAGAAacaatttttaaaaatatccACAACATCTTctttgttcatattatataaaattaacaTAATTATACAATCCAGATCAAAAttgattatatttttttgttcaaGGCAAGTCTCATTTGGTTCaacatttttttgttcaAGGCATATCTGATTTTGTtcaacattttttttttgtttatgACAAGTCTCATTTTGTtcaacattttttttttgtttatgACAAGTCTCATTTTGTtcaacattttttttttgttcaaGGCAGGtttcattttgttctttttttttttttttttttttctctttatTAATTTCTGTCATACTATACCCACATTTTAGattaaacaaaatatgctcatttatcaaattttttattttctctttacatatatacataattttatttttatttttattaaaaaaatcttctgaatatatatattccttcTTATCCTTTTGTCTTAAGTGagaataatttatattcttaaaaatatggaaaaaataaaagtaatgATATATAGACATAGATAACAGATGTTCATATTCAAAACACtggaaaaagaaatttataaaatgtaaattcttaatatcaaaaaagatataattatctattattatcattaataataaattaataaaattatttaaacaAAGATATTCATATGcatatttctttttataattaacTACATCtgataaagaaataattttttttttttttttgttatcTTTATCGTTAAACAAAAAATCAAATGACTCTTTACATTTATTCTCCacaattttattttcaataaattccttttcttcttcattaataaaattattatcaatttttttttttttttttattaaaaatgttttttctttatctgcattattttcatttgaTACGCATAAAAGGTTACTACGCATTTGTTCTCTatcactattattattattattattattatatatgttttgCTTTGATTTATTCAAACCTTTGACATTTTGATCATcataatatgtattatcattatcatcataatatgtattattattatcatcataatatgtattatcattatcagcataatatatattatgcCCACCCTTTTGTATACCTtcattatttgttttatttttttttttattcaaaGGTTGATCCACCTTCATCTCGTCACTTCCCTCTTTTAATAATTGTCtcatattataatacataGGGTCGtcatgaaaaaaattatttacaCATTCGAAAAGATTAAATTTGTTATCACCACTTTTTATAGTATTATGTAGCTTATTTAAAAAGACAGagaataattttattaattgtTTATTTGTCATAATGATCATACTcttatcaaaatatttatcaaaCATAAGGTTAGTCATTTGTCTTTTCTCTATAATAGTTCGGAAGCATAAgaattcatatatttttatatagtcctttttcatataatgCAACAAAGTATTGcttaaatgaaaaatattattattttgtatataaaaagaattattatatatcatatgattattatataattcggtgtatacatatttattattcatatgatATTTAGTTTCATCTATTTGGTTCCCATccataatattttctaaacataacatttttataattttcttttgtatatccttataaacaaaatgaGGATCCGTTTCAAAgtttatcatattattcGAATTATTCCAATTATTCGAATTATTCACATTATTATAcacattatttatatcatcaaatacattcatataataatttttactCTCAAaacatttttctttttctcTTTGCTCATTCATATATGtcttataaaatatatattgtctccatgtatatataatcattataatatcattGAATGAACcattcataataatttttataataagactctttataaatttatcaaaaccatttattaaagatttattttgttgtaagaaataaaataatttggataatattttttttaatatttttatattaaatcgttctaaatttaatttatatatatataaaatatacttTTGTAAGAAAGAATTGTAACAAAAAATATCTGTATAATATGTTAATCTATCAgcaaaatataaattttttatatactttttttcAACAATATaagttttaaaaaaattattacatatGGTTATAAAAGATGTATCATCATATAATTCcaataattttatttgttttaaatatgttataaattcttcttcatttacTATATGTTTcttattatctttttttatttcattcattagtatatatatatattcatctttaaataaattacTAATAAAACTATTCCATaaaatatctatatttattttttctttatttaataaaatattttttataacttCCTTTGTACatatcttatatatattcttatatatatttaattctatattattaattataattttttcttttcttaaAACTTTTCGACTATtacataaattattattttcatcacTTTGAATAGTTAATCCttccatattattattcacaCAATTGTTACTATTAAAACTATTTTTTCTATTCATTTGGtttttatctatataaaaaggaaCATAATTCTTATCACTACTACTAAtagtattatataatatattattatataatatattatccttattattattattattattattattattatctttgATAGTtacattttctttatctCCATTCGTcatatcaaaataaatattatcattaatatgatgatttccctttttattatcatctctttcatttatttcattttttaaaatactTACATTATCCTGTTCAATCATATCCAACTCTTCATTTCCTACAcacttatttttttttatttctatatcatcaaaattgtagaaaataaaatattctttctcatttttatttatcctaaacaaattatttataaaaatatttatttcctttttaattttattcCTATAACTATTTTCGtcttcataattatttccattattatcatttccaatttcatttgttttattattcatattattacaCACGGTCTGATAATCATTTCTATGCTTAATAACATTATAGagatataaattttttaaataaatatttatgtatcGAATTAAAAACATCAATTGTTCTGATGTTAATAAATGTCCATGCCTTTCTAAACATTTCTCTATTCTTATTAATGAATAGttcatattaaaataaaataaatgaaaataaaacaaatacTTTAAATTTGTCATAGGAATATTCTTActatgatatatatatttatcaaaatataatattatattcttataatcCTTATCTTTAccatttttataatgatataatacatataacatttttattatatcacTTACATCttcattcatatatttttcacAATCTTTAAAGTCCTTCTCATTACACTTTTGTAATTTATAATCGAGCCTTTTTATCAAACAGCCAATTTCGTCATCAAAACCtgttcaaaaaaaattaaaataaaataaaataaaattggatatatatatatatatatatatatatatatgtatatgttcATGTTTGGCtagattttttttttttttttttttttttttggcTACCTATGGTAATTACATGAAATAGCcaaatatacatacatacacatatatacatacatatatatacatatatatatatatatatatagttatatattcatatagTTTTAcctatataataaagatatattatttgtcTGCACATCAGAGAGTCGTgtgttataatatttttcttaattattttttttaatttatgATAACACTTTTCTGATTTCAGTTTATTCAAGAAATTATTCCATAATTTGTTTTCATTCAACCTTGAAGGGATGGTATgatatatgttttttaaCAAGCCCAGGTACtccttttttctttttagTTCATACAGGTTGTCATCgtaattattaatatatgatacTATTCTTTTAAGTTTGGTGTCTGCATCTTTTGACACCAGGGAATGTACTTGTCGAATTAtctgaaaaaaaaaaaaaaattttttaaagggatttatttaaaaatatgccaatatatatatattatatatatatatatatatatatataacaatatattaaacaTGTACATTTATTCaagtatatatttcctttttctAACCTTAAATCTTATTATTGCTctcattattttatttaaaaaaaaaaatcaataTAAATTCAAAGGTTCCTTTTGTTATATAACAGTCTCTGTCCTATTTAACTTCATTGAATTAACCCTAATCTTAATTCTttgtatgtatgtatatatatatatatatatactatatttttcttaaaatataagaCTGCCACTataacttttttattttttttctctcATTTTAAATGacttttatttatgtatagATTCAGTATTTTTACAAATGTATTATGATCATATAGAATataagaaagaaaaaaaaaaaaaaaaagaaaaattacATCATGTAAGGtttaaatgtatatataaataaaacacaaaaacaaaaaaaaaaaaaaaaaaaaaaaaaaaaaaaaaaaaaaaaaaaaaaaaaaaaaaatacatatatacatacatatatatatatatatatatatattatatatgtataacaaaataatgtaTTAGGAATAATATTAATCTAAATGATTCAAACAGTATCCATTTTTGTACAATAATTTATACAtgtgtaatatatattcaaataagCCTTATTACGTTttacatttaaatatatattcacaTAACTTATGAAATCTAAAACAttcacaaaaaaaaataaataaaataataaataaaagtatataaatatatatataatatatatatgcatatatataaaggaagggtttttatttatatttatttgtgatttctatattattattattttttatattttttttttattttttgttgAAGCGAtaaccttttttttttttatgcttataaatatttctgTTTTCCctatatgattattattcctcacacatattatatatatatatatttatatatttatatttatatattcatttttgtattatttgtttttttatttattttcattttataattaattttttttctggttaatatttttataatataattttcttaaaaaaatgaagagAATATACAGAACTTTTTAAGAGGCCAATATGACATAAGTGAAAGAAcaatatgaaaaattaaatatgtaatcaaaacataaaaaggaaaaaaatgCATTTTgcttttttctttcttatatatttcttttatattatatttttgcCATCGTGTTCTAGAGGATTTATTACTCCTCAGATAAAAAGGCCTAGTTATGTATTATATGCAgtaaaaagaaaaaaaaaaaaaaatccGAAGCTGATTCATATTACTGTAAATAGTGACAATGAGATAGGAAAGAAAggtatttatttatacaaaaaaaaaaaaaaaaaaaaaaaaaatgacaaaataattacacataaaagaataaatatatatatatatatatatatatatattatacatatatataactttCACACTTACCAATAGGAGAAGTAAAACAAGTAAAATTATCCCACGCctttaattatattataccTCAACGGCTTGGATATAGAAGTACCACTGACGAATTAGTagaaaaggaaaaagaAGACAATACTCTGAAATATATAGACGACATAAGAACAAGTTTTATTTGGACTTACAAAAAGAAGTTGAATGATTTAAATATTCTATTTCATTTTAAGAAAGATGAAAAATTTGCCGTTACACAAGATGATCTGATAAGCTATgtaatatgaaaatatatataaattaaattatataagtgtatattttttcatatacatatatatatatatatattttaatttgtccttttattttgtaGCTGTTAACTAGAGGTTTAATAAGAGAAAATGACGAAGTATATGAAAAGATAGaaagtaaaaaaataaagcTCACAGAATTTGGTACTTATCctataaaatatacatttataaataatataagtaTTAATATGAGTATACAAATACTTAAAACTGGTTAATCTATTATTGCAACTTATTAAGTAGCAATATAATTAAGTTATACGcatatataagaatatatgtaatgtttatttttttttttgtttaaataaaaaattagctagattttttttttttttttttttttttaactaGCTAAATTGTcatgattatatatatatatatttcttatttctAGCTATTTTggttttatttattattattattattattattatttttttttttttttttataaccatctaaattaattttgtatatatttccCTTTCTCTTTCATATCTccaaatataaaaaaagacataaaaaaaaaaaaagaagataaaACTTAAATGGTAGAAATATCATTGGATGATATGATTTgatgattatataaataaataaatatatatatatatatatatatatatatttttcaattATTATTGTAAATATAAGGATGATACAACTTGTAcatattttcttaatatACCTCACATTTACAAGTTGgtttaaataaatatatatatatatatttatttatttatttatttgtttattttatttttgtaaattcttttaaacgctttgtatataaatgaaaCACTCTCTTAGAgcataaatatttatttagaagataatttttttttttttttttttgtctgTCATTATAgtgtttatataaaatatatatatatatatatatatatatttgttaaCACTTTATGCAACgttttaatattttgtcttttttttttttttttaagattTAATGAAAgacataaaatataaacattgctactaattttttttatttttttatttttccatatcaacataaaaatattatatatatatatatatatatatatataatttgtgTACGTATTAATAAGGTAAGAATGAATGATGTGATTATTAAGAATAAGAAAAAGGGGAGCTGCGATGTGATCataaaatgtaaaaagTCTGATgagaatataaaaagacGAAAGAGTTCAcatagatatataaaaaacaaaagtGTCGTGTTAGGAAGAAGTATAATgacaaataaaaaagagaaaTTAAAAGGAGGATTAAAATACAAAGGATCAAAAAAAGAGATAAAAATGggtaataaaaaaagtatgATAAAGAATGataaagatgaaaataCAATTTTAAAATCTATGAAAAGtgataattttaaattttctaGAAGAGGGTTTATTTTGAGTTTTACTGGGAATTTAGAagatttttatattttatcaaaaGAACCATTAGGTAAAGGTACCTATGGATGTGTATATAAAGCAACagataaattattaaaaatatctAGAGCTGTAAAAGTAGTATctaaaaagaaattaaagaatataCCACGGTTTAGACAAGAAATAgatattatgaaaaatttaGATCATCCTAATGTAGTAAAACTACTTGAAACATTTGAAGATAGtaatcaaatatatttagtAATGGAATTATGCACAGGTGGAGaattatttgataaaataGTAAAAAAAGGTTGTTTTGTAGAAACTTTTGCATCCTTTATAATGaaacaaatattttctgtattaaattatttacatatgAGAAATATATGTCATCGAGATATTAAACCTGAGAACTTTTTATTCTATGATATCACACCTGAATCgttaataaaaattatagaTTTTGGATTAGCTTCATATTTTAGTCATAACAATTATGAAATGAAAACCAAAGCTGGTACTCCCTATTATGTGTCTCCGCAGGTGTTAACAGGttcttataattataaatgtGATATGTGGTCTTCAGgtgttttattttatatattgttgTGTGGATACCCTCCCTTCTTCGGTGAAAGTGACCACGAAATATTGAGCAtggtaataatataaaaaataaaataaaataaattaaaataaaataaaaaattggaaaaaaaattatatatgttattaatatgtgcacatatatatattgaaaatgTTTACATGATGATAATTGAATGTACatgttaatattttatatatatatatatatatgtatatatttgtgATAATTTATGTCGCATAACCATTTTTTCATCCAATATTGTAGGTAAAGAAGGGGAAATATCATTTTAAGGGCAAGGAGTGGAATAATATAACAGAAGAAGCGAAGGATTTAATAAAACGATGTCTCACAATGGATCCTGATAAAAGAATATGTGCGAGTGAAGCTTTACAACATCCTTggtttaaaaaaaaaaaaaatgctTTTCATATGGATATGAAAATGGATATACATGTATTAGAAAATTTTAAGAATTATGGacttttattaaaatttcAGAAATTAGCTATGACTATAATTGCACAACAAAGTAATGATTATGACGTGGAGAAATTAAAATCGACTTTTATAGTTTTAGATGAAGAAGGAAAAGGATATATAACTAAAGAACAATTAAAGAAAGgattagaaaaaaatggatTAAAACTACCTTACAATTTTGATATGTTGTTAGATCAAATCGATAGTGATGGTAGTGGTAAAATAGACTACACGGAATTCCTTGCAGCTGCTTTGGACAGAAAGCAATTGTCAAAGgtttttataaaaacaaaaaggacacaaatatattataaatatgtataaaaatatataaatatatatatgtatatatatatatatatgtatgtatatttttttttttttttttttttttagaaattaatatattgtGCCTTTAGGGTCTTTGACGTAGACAATGACGGTGAAATTACCACGGCAGAATTGGCCCAcgtaataataaaaaaataaaataaaatataatataatataatataatataatataatataatataatataatatacataagtatatatatatatatatatatatatatatatatgtgtgattaaaacaaatgataatttttaaatgtatgtatttatgtgtgtatatttttttttttttttttttttttagataCTTTATAATGGAAATAAAAAGGGCAACATAACTCAAAGGGACNNNNNNNNNNNNNNNNNNNNNNNNNNNNNNNNaaaacataaaaatgtatttatatatatatatatgtatatattttttttttttttttttttttagattGATTTTCATGAATTTTCAGAAATGATGAAGCTAAAATTTTAAAACTATTTTTTGTGaattttttcaaaattatttttttttttttttgtatcttattataatttataaaaaaaagtgcatattaattttttttttttttttttcttttctcattttataaataaagacTTTTTggtaatttttttctattatttaaataatataacaataaataaaataataaatagcacttaaaaaaaaaaatatatatttcatttttatataaaatgatagtaatatattttttttcctctttgtaataatatatatatattatatatatgtgatgTAAAAAACATTGAAGGGGAATAGTGgtcatataatatttttttatggCTCAAAGACacaaatattaaaaatatatatatatatatatatatattttaacatataaatattttacatNNNNNNNNNNNNNNNNNNNNNNNNNNNNNNNNNNNNNNNNNNNNNNNNNNNNNNNNNNNNNNNNNNNNNNNNNNNNNNNNNNNNNNNNNNNNNNNNNNNNNNNNNNNNNNNNNNNNNNNNNNNNNNNNNNNNNNNNNNNNNNNNNNNNNNNNNNNNNNNNNNNNNNNNNNNNNNNNNNNNNNNNNNNNNNNNNNNNNNNNNNNNNNNNNNNNNNNNNNNNNNNNNNNNNNNNNNNNNNNNNNNNNNNNNNNNNNNNNNNNNNNNNNNNNNNNNNNNNNNNNNNNNNNNNNNNNNNNNNNNNNNNNNNNNNNNNNNNNNNNNNNNNNNNNNNNNNNNNNNNNNNNNNNNNNNNNNNNNNNNNNNNNNNNNNNNNNNNNNNNNNNNNNNNNNNNNNNNNNNNNNNNNNNNNNNNNNNNNNNNNNNNNNNNNNNNNNNNNNNNNNNNNNNNNNNNNNNNNNNNNNNNNNNNNNNNNNNNNNNNNNNNNNNNNNNNNNNNNNNNNNNNNNNNNNNNNNNNNNNNNNNNNNNNNNNNNNNNNNNNNNNNNNNNNNNNNNNNNNNNNNNNNNNNNNNNNNNNNNNNNNNNNNNNNNNNNNNNNNNNNNNNNNNNNNNNNNNNNNNNNNNNNNNNNNNNNNNNNNNNNNNNNNNNNNNNNNNNNNNNNNNNNNNNNNNNNNNNNNNNNNNNNNNNNNNNNNNNNNNNNNNNNNNNNNNNNNNNNNNNNNNNNNNNNNNNNNNNNNNNNGACAACCTCCATTGTGATGACAACATccatttatatcatttaaaaagaaaattacaaaataaaaaaaaatgtgctggtaaaaataatttatttgaatatttttctGACCATGAGTTTTTTGGAACACCtagatatattaataatgaagaggatcatgatgatgaaaaaaaaaaaataaataaaaataataacaataataataataataaaattataaaacatatatatgataacacaaaaaataatatatttgatgAAAAGAACAAAGAAAATCTTTCTTCTTGTGATTACATTCGCATGTGTCCtaatgaatatttttctgaagatatttataatagtaataataataatatacgtttaaacaaatacaataatatttataaagagaaaaaaaaaatgtatgaTAATAgtgttttaaaaaaatatagttataataaatattatgataattcaaataattcattgaaaagaaaatttataGATTTTTCTAATTGTAAGGAGAACGAAATATATTGTATGGtatgtaaaaatatgaatacaaatgttattatgaaaaaaaaaggaaacAATGAATGGTATCATATTTgttgtttatattataataatattacaagaaataattgtatatatcatatatatgtagaacattttttttttaatcattataatgaagattattttgtaaatatgtatggcagtttaaaatatattaatgagattattataaaaaaaataaaagatgaattattaaaaaattataatattatcacaCATAGTcatttctttaattttcttatgaatccatattattataatttaacATTGAAACAAATcaaaaatttaattatttcaaattttattctaaataataatactcTCTATTCGAATTTCCAGTCTATATCATATCAGTCATTGATTAATAATCATAGACTAAGCTTAGATGACAGAAGAAGTGTCTCCCCTACTGATCAGAATGATTTACATAGAGGAAGCATAAATAATGTGCTGAATTATAAACATGATGATAAAAAGGGTAGtgttgataataataatgataagaatgatgatgatgattatgatgatgatgattatgatgatgattATGATGATAGTGATGCTAGTTATAATAACAGTGATTCTAGTTACAACAACAGTGATGTTAATCATAATAAGAGCGATTCTAGTTATAATAAGAGTGATTCTAGTTATAGGAACAACCAAACTTCGAATAAATTATCAGGTGATGATACACTTTTAAAagataagaaaaaaagatccacattaaaaaaagaagacACAGTGAAGTGTcatcaaaatataaatacacaAGAAAAAGAGAAATCATCAAAAATGTATTGTATGAACACTAATAATTGTAGTGTAGTTAAAgaaaagaattattttgtaaGAGATTATATGCATATTATAAACAATCTTAGTGATAATgaaatgaatataaatttaatgaAATCATCAGGATATAATAACTTATTTAAAGATATCGAACATTGTATACATAAAAGAGATTTTATTAActtaaatattttaaaacatattaaagaaaaaattatacatgttttaaaaaataataataaacaagTCTGTGttttttgtaataaatCGACTGGAATAAAAACCAAATGTATGTTTCCTTCTTGTTCTacatattttcatatatattgttattataataaatatatgcagtgtatgaagaaaaaaaaa containing:
- a CDS encoding hypothetical protein (conserved Plasmodium protein, unknown function) is translated as MRAIIRFKIIRQVHSLVSKDADTKLKRIVSYINNYDDNLYELKRKKEYLGLLKNIYHTIPSRLNENKLWNNFLNKLKSEKCYHKLKKIIKKNIITHDSLMCRQIIYLYYIGFDDEIGCLIKRLDYKLQKCNEKDFKDCEKYMNEDVSDIIKMLYVLYHYKNGKDKDYKNIILYFDKYIYHSKNIPMTNLKYLFYFHLFYFNMNYSLIRIEKCLERHGHLLTSEQLMFLIRYINIYLKNLYLYNVIKHRNDYQTVCNNMNNKTNEIGNDNNGNNYEDENSYRNKIKKEINIFINNLFRINKNEKEYFIFYNFDDIEIKKNKCVGNEELDMIEQDNVSILKNEINERDDNKKGNHHINDNIYFDMTNGDKENVTIKDNNNNNNNNNKDNILYNNILYNTISSSDKNYVPFYIDKNQMNRKNSFNSNNCVNNNMEGLTIQSDENNNLCNSRKVLRKEKIIINNIELNIYKNIYKICTKEVIKNILLNKEKINIDILWNSFISNLFKDEYIYILMNEIKKDNKKHIVNEEEFITYLKQIKLLELYDDTSFITICNNFFKTYIVEKKYIKNLYFADRLTYYTDIFCYNSFLQKYILYIYKLNLERFNIKILKKILSKLFYFLQQNKSLINGFDKFIKSLIIKIIMNGSFNDIIMIIYTWRQYIFYKTYMNEQREKEKCFESKNYYMNVFDDINNVYNNVNNSNNWNNSNNMINFETDPHFVYKDIQKKIIKMLCLENIMDGNQIDETKYHMNNKYVYTELYNNHMIYNNSFYIQNNNIFHLSNTLLHYMKKDYIKIYEFLCFRTIIEKRQMTNLMFDKYFDKSMIIMTNKQLIKLFSVFLNKLHNTIKSGDNKFNLFECVNNFFHDDPMYYNMRQLLKEGSDEMKVDQPLNKKKNKTNNEGIQKGGHNIYYADNDNTYYDDNNNTYYDDNDNTYYDDQNVKGLNKSKQNIYNNNNNNNSDREQMRSNLLCVSNENNADKEKTFLIKKKKKIDNNFINEEEKEFIENKIVENKCKESFDFLFNDKDNKKKKKIISLSDVVNYKKKYAYEYLCLNNFINLLLMIIIDNYIFFDIKNLHFINFFFQCFEYEHLLSMSIYHYFYFFHIFKNINYSHLRQKDKKEYIYSEDFFNKNKNKIMYICKEKIKNLINEHILFNLKCGYSMTEINKEKKKKKKKEQNETCLEQKKNVEQNETCHKQKKNVEQNETCHKQKKNVEQNQICLEQKNVEPNETCLEQKNIINFDLDCIIMLILYNMNKEDVVDIFKNCFLLSLNNYLMEQQKKKKREIIFIYSNTNCSIEVDDETKMEIREIKSNDNNMKDKMASCSYNMNQLNIIPCNNFDMIRKIFDSMNKNIKYIDEFDIIKKYEFFYIHMIYKKLMCLNNKMCMDGNNFKNNDDMLKGVVDIKNNCNLKNNYACNNIMYEDDKKMYDYINHSYDYNNFNDYEKEQSDYNSFLHFLSNKKQNYEAEELLKLCTMIKMFKGNDKIKQIINKINMLFNSYNSFEFFISYLFLIILNEKKENYINQIYKIFNEINIYLLNNNIKPYWYQLLIQILYLIKIKNLYSFDLLCIKYKNIANFYYQAINIKKNKLEEYQKKQKKQKKTCTNSNINMTYYINNGQQYNIYRSIIRKYLQTNNISYIENIQLKDSPFIFDIYIPSKKIIFLNQDMCIFPDIFIDHLQVYIFDTINFTICQMNERNYNILIGST
- a CDS encoding calcium-dependent protein kinase 3 (part of same gene as PGSY75_0310100A~gap found within coding sequence) gives rise to the protein IDFHEFSEMMKLKF
- a CDS encoding hypothetical protein (conserved Plasmodium protein, unknown function), with amino-acid sequence MHFAFFFLIYFFYIIFLPSCSRGFITPQIKRPSYVLYAVKRKKKKNPKLIHITVNSDNEIGKKGEVKQVKLSHAFNYIIPQRLGYRSTTDELVEKEKEDNTLKYIDDIRTSFIWTYKKKLNDLNILFHFKKDEKFAVTQDDLISYLLTRGLIRENDEVYEKIESKKIKLTEFGTYPIKYTFINNISINMSIQILKTG
- a CDS encoding calcium-dependent protein kinase 3 (part of same gene as PGSY75_0310100B~gap found within coding sequence), translated to MNDVIIKNKKKGSCDVIIKCKKSDENIKRRKSSHRYIKNKSVVLGRSIMTNKKEKLKGGLKYKGSKKEIKMGNKKSMIKNDKDENTILKSMKSDNFKFSRRGFILSFTGNLEDFYILSKEPLGKGTYGCVYKATDKLLKISRAVKVVSKKKLKNIPRFRQEIDIMKNLDHPNVVKLLETFEDSNQIYLVMELCTGGELFDKIVKKGCFVETFASFIMKQIFSVLNYLHMRNICHRDIKPENFLFYDITPESLIKIIDFGLASYFSHNNYEMKTKAGTPYYVSPQVLTGSYNYKCDMWSSGVLFYILLCGYPPFFGESDHEILSMVKKGKYHFKGKEWNNITEEAKDLIKRCLTMDPDKRICASEALQHPWFKKKKNAFHMDMKMDIHVLENFKNYGLLLKFQKLAMTIIAQQSNDYDVEKLKSTFIVLDEEGKGYITKEQLKKGLEKNGLKLPYNFDMLLDQIDSDGSGKIDYTEFLAAALDRKQLSKKLIYCAFRVFDVDNDGEITTAELAHILYNGNKKGNITQRD